The Pongo abelii isolate AG06213 chromosome 21, NHGRI_mPonAbe1-v2.0_pri, whole genome shotgun sequence genome has a window encoding:
- the CHRNA4 gene encoding neuronal acetylcholine receptor subunit alpha-4 isoform X1: MELGGPGAPRLLPPLLLLLGTGLLRASSHVETRAHAEERLLKKLFSGYNKWSRPVANISDVVLVRFGLSIAQLIDVDEKNQMMTTNVWVKQEWHDYKLRWDPADYENVTSIRIPSELIWRPDIVLYNNADGDFAVTHLTKAHLFHDGRVQWTPPAIYKSSCSIDVTFFPFDQQNCTMKFGSWTYDKAKIDLVNMHSRVDQLDFWESGEWVIVDAVGTYNTRKYECCAEIYPDITYAFVIRRLPLFYTINLIIPCLLISCLTVLVFYLPSECGEKITLCISVLLSLTVFLLLITEIIPSTSLVIPLIGEYLLFTMIFVTLSIVITVFVLNVHHRSPRTHTMPTWVRRVFLDIVPRLLLMKRPSVVKDNCRRLIESMHKMASAPRFWPEPEGEPPTTSGTQSRHPPSPSFCVPLDVPAEPGPACKSSSDQLPALQPPEAEKASPHPSPGPCHPPHSTQAPGLAKARSLSVQHMSSPGEAVEGSVRCRSRSIQYCVPRDDAAPEADGQAAGALASRKTYSAELPPPDQPSPCKCTCKKEPSSVSPSATVKARSTKAPPRHLPLSPALTRAVEGVQYIADHLKAEDTDFSVKEDWKYVAMVIDRIFLWMFIIVCLLGTVGLFLPPWLAGMI; encoded by the exons ATGGAGCTCGGGGGCCCCGGGGCGCCGCGGCTGCTGCcgccgctgctgctgcttctgggcACCGGCCTCCTGCGCG CCAGCAGCCATGTGGAGACCCGGGCCCACGCCGAGGAGCGGCTCCTGAAGAAACTCTTCTCCGGTTACAACAAGTGGTCCCGACCCGTGGCCAACATCTCAGACGTGGTCCTCGTCCGCTTCGGCCTGTCCATTGCTCAGCTCATTGACGTG GATGAGAAGAACCAGATGATGACCACGAACGTATGGGTGAAGCAG gAGTGGCACGACTACAAGCTGCGCTGGGACCCAGCTGACTACGAGAATGTCACCTCCATCCGCATCCCCTCTGAGCTCATCTGGCGGCCGGACATCGTCCTCTACAACAA TGCCGACGGGGACTTCGCGGTCACCCACCTGACCAAGGCCCACCTGTTCCATGACGGGCGGGTGCAGTGGACTCCCCCGGCCATTTACAAGAGCTCCTGCAGCATCGACGTCACCTTCTTCCCCTTTGACCAGCAGAACTGCACCATGAAATTCGGCTCCTGGACCTACGACAAGGCCAAGATCGACCTGGTGAACATGCACAGCCGCGTGGACCAGCTGGACTTCTGGGAGAGTGGTGAGTGGGTCATCGTGGACGCGGTGGGCACCTACAACACCAGGAAGTATGAGTGCTGTGCCGAGATCTACCCAGACATCACCTACGCCTTCGTCATCCGGCGGCTGCCACTCTTCTACACCATCAACCTCATCATCCCCTGCCTGCTCATCTCCTGCCTCACCGTGCTGGTCTTCTACCTGCCCTCTGAGTGCGGCGAGAAGATCACACTGTGCATCTCCGTGCTGCTGTCACTCACCGTCTTCCTGCTGCTCATCACCGAGATCATCCCGTCCACCTCACTGGTCATCCCGCTCATTGGCGAGTACCTGCTGTTCACCATGATTTTCGTCACCCTGTCCATCGTCATCACGGTCTTCGTGCTCAATGTGCACCACCGCTCGCCGCGCACGCACACCATGCCCACCTGGGTACGCAGGGTCTTCCTGGACATCGTGCCGCGCCTGCTCCTCATGAAGCGGCCGTCCGTGGTCAAGGACAATTGCCGGCGGCTCATCGAGTCCATGCACAAGATGGCCAGTGCCCCGCGCTTCTGGCCCGAGCCAGAGGGGGAGCCCCCCACCACGAGCGGCACCCAGAGCCGGCATCCGCCCTCACCGTCCTTCTGCGTCCCCCTGGATGTGCCAGCTGAGCCTGGGCCTGCCTGCAAGTCATCCTCCGACCAGCTCCCTGCTCTGCAGCCCCCAGAAGCTGAGAAAGCCAGCCCCCACCCCTCGCCTGGACCCTGCCACCCACCCCACAGCACCCAGGCACCAGGGCTGGCCAAAGCCAGGTCCCTCAGCGTCCAGCACATGTCCAGCCCTGGCGAAGCAGTAGAAGGCAGCGTCCGGTGCCGGTCTCGGAGCATCCAGTACTGTGTTCCCCGAGACGATGCTGCCCCCGAGGCAGATGGCCAGGCTGCCGGCGCCCTGGCCTCTCGCAAGACCTACTCGGCTGAGCTCCCACCCCCAGACCAGCCCTCTCCGTGCAAATGCACATGCAAGAAGGAGCCCTCTTCGGTGTCCCCGAGCGCCACGGTCAAGGCCCGCAGCACCAAAGCGCCGCCCCGGCACCTGCCCCTGTCGCCGGCCCTGACCCGGGCGGTGGAGGGTGTCCAGTACATTGCAGACCACCTGAAGGCCGAAGACACAGACTTCTCG GTGAAGGAGGACTGGAAGTACGTGGCCATGGTCATCGACCGCATCTTTCTCTGGATGTTCATCATCGTCTGCTTGCTGGGGACCGTGGGCCTCTTCCTGCCGCCCTGGCTGGCTGGCATGATCTAG
- the CHRNA4 gene encoding neuronal acetylcholine receptor subunit alpha-4 isoform X2, whose protein sequence is MKFGSWTYDKAKIDLVNMHSRVDQLDFWESGEWVIVDAVGTYNTRKYECCAEIYPDITYAFVIRRLPLFYTINLIIPCLLISCLTVLVFYLPSECGEKITLCISVLLSLTVFLLLITEIIPSTSLVIPLIGEYLLFTMIFVTLSIVITVFVLNVHHRSPRTHTMPTWVRRVFLDIVPRLLLMKRPSVVKDNCRRLIESMHKMASAPRFWPEPEGEPPTTSGTQSRHPPSPSFCVPLDVPAEPGPACKSSSDQLPALQPPEAEKASPHPSPGPCHPPHSTQAPGLAKARSLSVQHMSSPGEAVEGSVRCRSRSIQYCVPRDDAAPEADGQAAGALASRKTYSAELPPPDQPSPCKCTCKKEPSSVSPSATVKARSTKAPPRHLPLSPALTRAVEGVQYIADHLKAEDTDFSVKEDWKYVAMVIDRIFLWMFIIVCLLGTVGLFLPPWLAGMI, encoded by the exons ATGAAATTCGGCTCCTGGACCTACGACAAGGCCAAGATCGACCTGGTGAACATGCACAGCCGCGTGGACCAGCTGGACTTCTGGGAGAGTGGTGAGTGGGTCATCGTGGACGCGGTGGGCACCTACAACACCAGGAAGTATGAGTGCTGTGCCGAGATCTACCCAGACATCACCTACGCCTTCGTCATCCGGCGGCTGCCACTCTTCTACACCATCAACCTCATCATCCCCTGCCTGCTCATCTCCTGCCTCACCGTGCTGGTCTTCTACCTGCCCTCTGAGTGCGGCGAGAAGATCACACTGTGCATCTCCGTGCTGCTGTCACTCACCGTCTTCCTGCTGCTCATCACCGAGATCATCCCGTCCACCTCACTGGTCATCCCGCTCATTGGCGAGTACCTGCTGTTCACCATGATTTTCGTCACCCTGTCCATCGTCATCACGGTCTTCGTGCTCAATGTGCACCACCGCTCGCCGCGCACGCACACCATGCCCACCTGGGTACGCAGGGTCTTCCTGGACATCGTGCCGCGCCTGCTCCTCATGAAGCGGCCGTCCGTGGTCAAGGACAATTGCCGGCGGCTCATCGAGTCCATGCACAAGATGGCCAGTGCCCCGCGCTTCTGGCCCGAGCCAGAGGGGGAGCCCCCCACCACGAGCGGCACCCAGAGCCGGCATCCGCCCTCACCGTCCTTCTGCGTCCCCCTGGATGTGCCAGCTGAGCCTGGGCCTGCCTGCAAGTCATCCTCCGACCAGCTCCCTGCTCTGCAGCCCCCAGAAGCTGAGAAAGCCAGCCCCCACCCCTCGCCTGGACCCTGCCACCCACCCCACAGCACCCAGGCACCAGGGCTGGCCAAAGCCAGGTCCCTCAGCGTCCAGCACATGTCCAGCCCTGGCGAAGCAGTAGAAGGCAGCGTCCGGTGCCGGTCTCGGAGCATCCAGTACTGTGTTCCCCGAGACGATGCTGCCCCCGAGGCAGATGGCCAGGCTGCCGGCGCCCTGGCCTCTCGCAAGACCTACTCGGCTGAGCTCCCACCCCCAGACCAGCCCTCTCCGTGCAAATGCACATGCAAGAAGGAGCCCTCTTCGGTGTCCCCGAGCGCCACGGTCAAGGCCCGCAGCACCAAAGCGCCGCCCCGGCACCTGCCCCTGTCGCCGGCCCTGACCCGGGCGGTGGAGGGTGTCCAGTACATTGCAGACCACCTGAAGGCCGAAGACACAGACTTCTCG GTGAAGGAGGACTGGAAGTACGTGGCCATGGTCATCGACCGCATCTTTCTCTGGATGTTCATCATCGTCTGCTTGCTGGGGACCGTGGGCCTCTTCCTGCCGCCCTGGCTGGCTGGCATGATCTAG